Proteins encoded by one window of Kribbella flavida DSM 17836:
- a CDS encoding ricin-type beta-trefoil lectin domain protein → MPRTLRRHRPGRRRSLPVLAGFAALAVVAAGLSVGGPAPAYAAGEQVNVWLTTTNDAGGRNVTRGLQQQTPISFGPAGGTAGHTVTVNENTTYQTFEGGGASFTDSAAWLLNSSNTISATTRNQVMKDLFDPVNGIGLAFTRNPMGASDLARFNYSYDDTCCDLNDFTINHDLADVVPLTKQAKQLNPALKVKGAPWSAPAWMKDNNKFTNRGWLKWEHYPTYAQYFVKYVQQNEAAGNHIDYVSVQNEPTCCGTDDTGYASMNWNGAGLLEFTKNHLLPAFRAAGITTKVMILDYNWGNYDDLGSVPLADAALRNDPLFGGIAWHGYGGDVNLQTTVHNQYPAVNHYMTEHSGGTWIPNQQVEDMNNLIDYTRNWSKSWVKWSLALDQNMLPYVGAGCNVCTGLVTVQRGGPRAGQVDKTIEYYTMGHLTKFVKPGAARIESTANTAVKNVAWKNPDGSKALIAFNTTGSSQSVRVNWGSQSFVYTLPTKTSATFTWSGAQSGGGGTGGQITGLAGKCVDVAGANSADGTAVQLYDCNGSAAQQWTRPGDGTVRALGKCLDVAGGGTADGSRVQLYTCNGSAAQQWNQTAGRDLVNPQANKCLDVTGSNSANATPLQIWSCTGAANQKWTV, encoded by the coding sequence ATGCCCAGGACCCTTCGTCGTCACCGCCCCGGACGACGACGTTCCCTGCCCGTACTGGCCGGCTTCGCGGCCCTCGCGGTCGTCGCCGCCGGTCTCAGCGTCGGCGGCCCGGCCCCGGCGTACGCCGCGGGCGAGCAGGTCAACGTCTGGCTGACCACCACCAACGATGCCGGTGGCCGCAACGTCACCCGCGGCCTGCAGCAGCAGACGCCGATCAGCTTCGGCCCCGCCGGCGGCACCGCCGGCCACACCGTCACGGTCAACGAGAACACGACGTACCAGACCTTCGAGGGCGGCGGTGCGTCGTTCACCGACAGCGCCGCCTGGCTGCTGAACAGCAGCAACACGATCAGCGCCACCACCCGCAACCAGGTGATGAAGGACCTGTTCGACCCGGTCAACGGGATCGGCCTGGCCTTCACCCGCAACCCGATGGGCGCCTCCGACCTGGCCCGGTTCAACTACTCCTACGACGACACCTGCTGCGACCTGAACGACTTCACCATCAACCACGACCTGGCCGACGTCGTCCCGCTGACCAAGCAGGCCAAGCAGCTGAACCCGGCGCTGAAGGTGAAGGGCGCCCCGTGGAGCGCACCGGCCTGGATGAAGGACAACAACAAGTTCACCAACCGCGGCTGGCTGAAGTGGGAGCACTACCCGACGTACGCCCAGTACTTCGTCAAGTACGTGCAGCAGAACGAGGCTGCCGGCAACCACATCGACTACGTCTCGGTGCAGAACGAGCCGACCTGCTGCGGCACCGACGACACCGGCTACGCCTCGATGAACTGGAACGGCGCGGGCCTGCTCGAGTTCACCAAGAACCACCTGCTGCCGGCGTTCCGGGCGGCCGGCATCACCACGAAGGTGATGATCCTGGACTACAACTGGGGCAACTACGACGACCTCGGCTCGGTCCCGCTGGCCGACGCCGCGCTGCGCAACGACCCGCTGTTCGGCGGGATCGCGTGGCACGGGTACGGCGGTGACGTGAACCTGCAGACCACCGTGCACAACCAGTACCCGGCCGTGAACCACTACATGACCGAGCACTCCGGTGGTACCTGGATCCCGAACCAGCAGGTCGAGGACATGAACAACCTGATCGACTACACCCGCAACTGGAGCAAGTCCTGGGTGAAGTGGAGCCTCGCGCTGGACCAGAACATGCTTCCGTACGTCGGTGCCGGGTGCAACGTGTGCACGGGACTGGTGACGGTCCAGCGGGGTGGTCCGCGGGCCGGGCAGGTGGACAAGACGATCGAGTACTACACGATGGGCCACCTGACGAAGTTCGTGAAGCCGGGTGCGGCGCGGATCGAGTCGACCGCGAACACCGCGGTCAAGAACGTGGCGTGGAAGAACCCCGACGGCTCGAAGGCGCTGATCGCGTTCAACACGACCGGGAGCTCGCAGTCGGTGCGGGTGAACTGGGGCAGCCAGTCGTTCGTCTACACGCTGCCGACCAAGACCTCGGCCACCTTCACCTGGTCAGGTGCGCAGAGCGGTGGCGGTGGGACCGGCGGACAGATCACCGGGCTGGCCGGAAAGTGCGTCGATGTTGCGGGCGCGAACTCGGCTGACGGCACGGCGGTGCAGCTCTACGACTGCAACGGCAGTGCGGCACAGCAGTGGACGCGGCCTGGTGATGGGACGGTACGCGCGCTCGGCAAGTGCCTGGATGTCGCCGGCGGTGGCACGGCTGACGGTTCCAGGGTCCAGCTCTACACCTGCAACGGCAGCGCCGCCCAGCAGTGGAACCAGACCGCGGGAAGGGACCTGGTGAATCCGCAGGCCAACAAGTGCCTCGACGTCACCGGCAGCAACTCCGCCAATGCCACCCCGCTGCAGATCTGGAGCTGCACCGGCGCCGCCAACCAGAAATGGACCGTCTGA